The Congregibacter litoralis KT71 genome contains a region encoding:
- a CDS encoding fumarate reductase cytochrome b subunit gives MLVPSDKRWPAWLDLLQGLTGLLLVIFMWAHLFAVSSILLGKPAMYAVTRFFEGALFFATPQPWLVSLVALAIFTLFVTHTLLALRKIPAGYRQWRAWIIHMRGMRHEETSLWLLQVVTGLVLMFFATAHLLELFIHPADIGPHASAARIADGGWVLGLVLLLSVEVHAGVGLYRLIIKWGWFGWGDTVHKRRRLRRAVYALIAFFLLLGLATQQAYLRIGQEESVRAGLRYSPPGMEVRH, from the coding sequence TTGCTAGTACCTTCCGATAAGCGCTGGCCAGCGTGGTTGGATTTGCTTCAGGGCCTTACAGGTCTCCTGCTGGTCATCTTCATGTGGGCGCATCTCTTCGCGGTATCCAGCATCTTGCTGGGCAAACCCGCCATGTATGCAGTGACCCGGTTTTTTGAGGGGGCTCTTTTCTTTGCCACTCCCCAGCCCTGGCTGGTGAGTCTTGTCGCTCTGGCGATTTTTACCTTGTTTGTCACGCATACGCTGCTTGCCCTTCGCAAAATTCCGGCGGGGTATCGGCAATGGCGGGCATGGATCATCCACATGCGCGGTATGCGTCACGAAGAAACCAGTCTGTGGCTTCTTCAGGTGGTTACCGGCCTGGTGCTGATGTTCTTTGCCACAGCCCATCTACTTGAACTGTTTATCCATCCGGCAGACATCGGGCCGCATGCGTCCGCGGCGCGCATAGCCGACGGCGGGTGGGTGCTGGGATTGGTGCTGCTCCTGTCCGTAGAGGTGCATGCCGGCGTTGGCCTGTATCGTTTGATCATCAAGTGGGGTTGGTTTGGCTGGGGCGACACGGTACATAAGCGGCGTCGGCTCCGTCGCGCGGTTTATGCATTGATCGCCTTCTTTTTGTTGCTGGGACTGGCGACTCAGCAAGCGTATCTGCGCATTGGGCAGGAAGAGTCCGTGCGGGCAGGGCTCCGCTACAGTCCTCCCGGTATGGAGGTGCGGCACTGA
- a CDS encoding TolC family protein yields the protein MLRAIVFIGLLGASSLRADVPLAQMPLLPEEVLAASEEHFPSILKALAQRQAAVGRVTESLGAFDLVFGADGFDRVDGFYDGTAVGGKVIKPLRPLGAKLYGEYSLSNGDFPIYEDQYFTNNGGTAKLGVLFSVFRDRDIDARRFGQIDAELALQQAELDVLLTKVGVQQRALAAYWRWVAAGQELAVYDNLLRIALERETGLEREVSSGRRAAIFITENRQNITRRQTLMTAARRDFEVAANQLAFYLRDETGEPLTPDVQRLPAETQFGVLPPVPTEASLNVPALLEQRPELRILQTGAERALQKIALSENELKPRLDLNLEIAEGFGSIGEGGASRDGTDAIVGFTFTVPLERRQAKGKITQARAELESLRQEQRRLEDQVEIELRNILLELDTARELMELAKQDVELSETMRQAEVRRFEQGASDFFLVNIREETAADARVRFYNAYQRTRVAQANFDAATVNLSRLGIDEAF from the coding sequence ATGCTTCGCGCCATAGTGTTTATCGGACTTTTGGGTGCGTCGTCCCTGCGTGCGGATGTGCCCTTGGCGCAGATGCCCCTGCTCCCCGAGGAGGTCCTTGCGGCGTCAGAGGAGCACTTTCCTTCTATTCTCAAAGCCCTGGCCCAGCGTCAGGCGGCGGTCGGCCGGGTGACGGAATCTCTGGGTGCCTTTGATCTCGTGTTTGGCGCCGACGGTTTTGATCGCGTGGATGGTTTTTATGACGGCACGGCGGTGGGAGGCAAGGTCATCAAACCCCTGCGTCCCCTCGGTGCAAAGCTGTACGGTGAGTATTCCCTGTCCAATGGTGACTTCCCCATTTATGAGGATCAGTATTTCACCAATAATGGCGGTACGGCAAAGCTCGGCGTGTTGTTCAGCGTGTTCCGCGATCGGGATATTGATGCGCGACGCTTTGGTCAGATCGATGCGGAGCTCGCGTTGCAGCAGGCCGAGCTCGATGTGTTGCTCACCAAGGTGGGTGTTCAGCAGCGCGCTCTGGCAGCCTATTGGCGCTGGGTCGCTGCGGGCCAGGAGCTCGCGGTATATGATAATCTGCTGCGTATAGCCCTGGAGCGGGAAACCGGTCTGGAGCGTGAAGTGAGCAGCGGTCGCAGGGCGGCGATTTTTATTACCGAGAACCGGCAGAATATTACCAGGCGGCAGACGCTCATGACCGCGGCCCGCAGGGACTTTGAGGTGGCGGCTAATCAGCTGGCTTTTTATCTCCGCGATGAAACCGGAGAGCCCCTGACCCCCGATGTACAGCGCTTACCGGCGGAAACGCAGTTTGGTGTTTTGCCTCCGGTACCGACGGAGGCCTCCCTGAATGTGCCCGCGCTGCTGGAGCAGCGGCCCGAGCTGCGTATTCTGCAAACGGGCGCCGAGCGGGCGTTGCAGAAAATCGCGCTGTCAGAAAATGAATTGAAGCCCCGCCTCGATTTAAATCTCGAGATTGCTGAGGGTTTTGGATCCATCGGTGAAGGTGGTGCATCCCGGGATGGCACGGACGCCATTGTCGGTTTTACCTTCACGGTGCCCCTGGAGCGTCGCCAGGCCAAAGGTAAGATCACCCAGGCCCGGGCCGAGCTGGAATCCTTGCGGCAGGAGCAGCGTCGCCTCGAGGATCAGGTGGAGATTGAGCTGCGCAATATCCTTTTGGAGCTCGATACGGCGCGGGAACTCATGGAGTTGGCAAAACAGGACGTGGAGCTGTCCGAGACCATGAGGCAGGCAGAGGTGCGTCGCTTCGAGCAGGGCGCCAGTGATTTCTTTCTCGTCAATATTCGAGAAGAAACCGCCGCGGATGCCCGTGTGCGTTTTTATAATGCCTATCAGCGAACCCGCGTTGCGCAGGCAAATTTCGATGCAGCGACGGTGAATCTTTCGCGTCTGGGTATCGACGAGGCATTTTAA
- a CDS encoding HlyD family secretion protein yields the protein MPLFDYHNEKFTTLNGIGVPRVARAVGIGLLFFFVVVGLFLTFVPWVQTASGPGNVTALNPNDRMQEINALVPGRIQEWYVRDGSRVKVGDPIVRIVDNDPQLLERLQAERGQVLAKLTAAETALEIAQIDKRRMEKLFDEGLSARREFEQARIRVEQLRADVAQAGAELSRVDVNLSRQSVQIVRAPRDGTILRVNAGDAATFISAGQVVATFVPDNAERAIEMFIDGRDIALVREGARVRIQFEGWPVIQISGWPSVAVGTFSGHVIAIDPTAQANGRFRILVEEDEDTGVAWPDRRFVRFGSKARGWVLLEEVSVGYEIWRQLNNFPPNFPGQGDPMVTSGQ from the coding sequence GTGCCTTTGTTCGATTATCACAACGAGAAATTCACGACGCTTAACGGCATAGGCGTTCCCCGCGTTGCGCGTGCCGTGGGCATTGGGCTGCTGTTCTTCTTCGTCGTGGTGGGTCTGTTTCTGACTTTTGTGCCCTGGGTGCAGACGGCCAGCGGCCCCGGTAATGTCACGGCATTGAATCCCAATGATCGCATGCAGGAAATCAACGCCCTGGTGCCGGGCCGGATTCAGGAGTGGTACGTGCGCGACGGGTCCCGGGTCAAAGTAGGGGATCCCATCGTTCGCATCGTCGATAACGACCCCCAACTGCTGGAGCGCTTGCAAGCGGAGCGGGGGCAGGTGCTGGCCAAGCTGACCGCTGCGGAAACGGCCCTGGAAATCGCCCAGATCGATAAGCGCCGCATGGAAAAACTGTTTGACGAAGGACTCTCGGCGCGCCGGGAGTTTGAACAGGCACGTATTCGCGTAGAGCAGCTGCGTGCCGATGTGGCCCAGGCGGGGGCCGAGCTCAGTCGCGTGGACGTCAATCTTTCACGGCAATCGGTACAGATTGTTCGCGCGCCGCGGGACGGCACGATCCTGCGCGTAAACGCCGGCGATGCGGCCACCTTTATCAGTGCTGGACAGGTAGTGGCGACTTTTGTGCCCGATAACGCCGAGCGGGCGATCGAGATGTTTATCGATGGTCGGGACATTGCCCTGGTAAGGGAAGGCGCCAGGGTGCGCATTCAGTTTGAGGGTTGGCCCGTTATTCAAATCAGTGGTTGGCCCTCCGTGGCGGTGGGTACCTTCAGCGGACACGTGATTGCCATTGATCCCACGGCGCAGGCCAACGGTCGTTTTCGTATCCTCGTGGAGGAGGACGAGGACACGGGCGTGGCGTGGCCGGACCGGCGCTTTGTGCGCTTTGGCTCCAAGGCTCGCGGTTGGGTTCTCTTGGAGGAAGTGTCCGTCGGTTACGAGATCTGGCGTCAGCTGAACAACTTCCCGCCGAACTTTCCCGGTCAGGGCGACCCCATGGTGACGTCAGGCCAGTGA
- a CDS encoding ABC transporter transmembrane domain-containing protein produces the protein MADKHIASETSLSSLFSFFIGILAPERSYYVLAIIYGIGISLLSLATPVSVQMLINTVANIGLTTPLVVLSLTLFFLLLLAGSLNALRIYIMDVFGRRFYARMVSEIALRTIYARNPYFDDRGKSALFNRYFDIVIIMKMLPNLLVGGFTILLQTVVGFLLVSSYHPVLLAFNAGIALLIWLVWFIWGRRGIRSAVELSHRKHYSASWLESLGHANGFYKSEMHIAEALRRTDDVTASYMEQHRLHFRHHFSQTLSFLFIYAAASAALLGLGGWLVISGELSLGQLVAAELVLSVVFLGVSQMGIYLSYLYDVCGAVDELSLFFRVEQDMPDKAHTRIDGDSSLSFSKVVVAPSITLDFKIPARSRVCVYADSHRAQRVFTNLVRGHESPDSGYIAVGGMDLRELKAYEKRQEIIMLDRPNAVEASIREYLRLSASNSESVDVMKVLEIVGLAETVTQLPQGLDTELVGTGWPLSIVETMQLKLAAAIIAKPRILVLTQAYDAMPEVFLLRAMEALQERCETTIVYFTYENIDLRFDHYLQLGFEQQVMVTDYESLCDLMGLEEHPMRTPLSIYGENAAELNGEQ, from the coding sequence ATGGCTGACAAACACATCGCATCAGAGACTTCTCTTTCGTCCCTGTTTAGCTTTTTTATCGGTATTCTGGCGCCGGAGCGCAGCTACTACGTGCTGGCCATCATCTATGGCATAGGTATCAGCCTGTTGTCCCTGGCGACGCCCGTGTCCGTTCAGATGCTGATCAACACGGTGGCTAACATCGGCCTGACGACGCCGCTGGTGGTGTTGTCGCTGACGCTGTTCTTTCTGCTGCTCCTTGCCGGCAGCCTGAACGCCCTTCGGATCTACATCATGGATGTGTTCGGGCGCCGATTTTATGCCCGTATGGTGTCCGAGATTGCGCTTCGCACCATCTACGCCCGCAACCCCTATTTTGATGACCGTGGCAAGAGCGCTCTGTTCAACCGCTACTTCGATATCGTCATTATCATGAAGATGCTGCCCAATCTGCTGGTTGGGGGCTTCACTATCCTGCTTCAGACTGTGGTTGGTTTCCTCCTGGTGTCGTCTTATCACCCGGTGTTGCTGGCCTTTAATGCGGGTATCGCGCTGCTGATCTGGCTGGTGTGGTTCATTTGGGGGCGGCGGGGTATCCGCAGTGCTGTGGAGCTCTCCCACCGCAAGCACTACAGCGCATCCTGGCTGGAGTCATTGGGGCATGCCAATGGTTTTTATAAAAGTGAAATGCACATTGCCGAGGCGCTCCGACGTACCGATGACGTCACGGCTTCCTACATGGAACAACATCGCCTGCATTTTCGGCATCATTTTTCCCAGACCCTGAGCTTTTTGTTCATCTACGCCGCGGCCAGTGCTGCGCTCCTCGGACTCGGCGGCTGGCTGGTGATCAGCGGTGAACTGTCCCTGGGGCAGCTGGTGGCGGCGGAGCTGGTGCTTTCCGTGGTGTTCCTCGGGGTGTCGCAAATGGGGATCTATCTGAGCTATCTCTACGATGTCTGCGGAGCCGTGGACGAGCTCTCGCTGTTTTTCCGCGTTGAGCAGGATATGCCCGACAAGGCCCATACGCGAATCGATGGAGACTCTTCACTCAGTTTCAGTAAGGTTGTGGTGGCGCCTTCGATCACCCTGGATTTCAAGATTCCTGCCCGCTCGCGGGTTTGTGTCTACGCTGACAGCCATCGGGCCCAGCGGGTGTTTACCAATCTCGTGCGCGGCCACGAGTCTCCTGACAGCGGTTACATCGCAGTCGGCGGCATGGATCTTCGGGAGCTCAAGGCCTACGAAAAGCGCCAGGAAATCATCATGCTGGATCGGCCCAATGCCGTGGAAGCGAGTATTCGGGAGTATCTGCGGCTATCGGCGTCCAATAGCGAGTCCGTAGATGTCATGAAGGTGCTGGAGATTGTGGGTCTCGCCGAAACCGTGACACAGCTGCCCCAGGGCCTGGATACAGAGCTGGTGGGTACGGGCTGGCCCCTCTCCATTGTGGAAACGATGCAGCTCAAGCTGGCCGCGGCCATCATCGCCAAGCCCCGCATATTGGTGCTGACGCAGGCCTATGACGCTATGCCGGAAGTGTTTTTGCTGCGCGCCATGGAGGCCCTTCAGGAACGTTGCGAAACCACTATTGTCTACTTCACCTACGAAAATATTGATTTGCGTTTTGATCACTATTTGCAACTGGGTTTTGAGCAGCAGGTCATGGTGACGGACTATGAGTCTCTGTGTGATCTTATGGGGCTGGAGGAGCATCCCATGCGCACGCCCCTGTCGATTTACGGCGAGAACGCCGCCGAATTGAACGGGGAGCAGTGA
- a CDS encoding MJ1255/VC2487 family glycosyltransferase codes for MKVLYGVQGTGNGHLSRARAMAKAFAARDINVDYLFSGRPAERYFDMQAFGHFRTLPGLTFASSRGRLSYLKTFFGNNYWHLVRDVLTLDLQDYDLVLTDFEPITAWAGWLRGKTVVSMGHQPAFDHRVPVAGHDFRSQWVMRMFAPGSVRLGMHWDSFKAPILPPIVNVEHAADKSEQRKVVVYLPFEEQEEVQALLAQLPEYEFYIYAPGNKTARRANLHILPTSLQGFQSDLSDCAAVICNAGFELSSECLALGKRLLVKPLSRQMEQSSNALALKQLGYGDVLESLRLEPIRDWLASHTPVRRVHYPDVASEIVQWLTQGDLRRASQQALSDRLWERVVVGP; via the coding sequence ATGAAAGTACTCTACGGTGTTCAGGGCACAGGTAACGGCCACCTGAGTCGCGCCCGAGCCATGGCGAAAGCCTTTGCCGCCAGGGATATCAATGTGGATTATCTGTTCAGCGGTCGCCCCGCTGAACGCTACTTTGATATGCAGGCGTTCGGGCATTTTCGCACGCTTCCCGGGCTTACCTTTGCGAGCTCCCGCGGTCGCTTGTCCTACCTGAAAACCTTTTTCGGGAACAACTACTGGCATCTTGTGCGCGATGTACTGACACTGGATCTTCAGGACTACGATCTTGTGCTGACGGACTTTGAACCAATTACCGCCTGGGCCGGTTGGCTGCGGGGCAAAACCGTTGTCAGCATGGGACACCAGCCGGCTTTTGATCATCGGGTTCCCGTCGCGGGCCACGATTTTAGATCCCAATGGGTCATGCGCATGTTCGCCCCCGGCAGTGTCCGCCTCGGCATGCATTGGGACAGTTTTAAAGCACCCATACTCCCACCCATCGTCAACGTGGAGCATGCTGCCGATAAAAGTGAGCAGCGCAAGGTGGTGGTGTATCTGCCCTTTGAAGAGCAGGAAGAGGTGCAGGCGCTTCTGGCGCAGTTACCGGAGTATGAGTTTTACATTTATGCCCCGGGCAACAAGACGGCCCGGCGGGCAAACCTGCACATCCTGCCCACATCGTTGCAGGGCTTTCAGTCGGATCTTTCCGATTGCGCGGCGGTGATCTGTAACGCGGGATTCGAGCTGTCCAGCGAGTGTCTGGCCCTGGGTAAACGCCTCTTGGTAAAGCCGCTGAGTCGGCAGATGGAGCAGTCTTCCAACGCCCTTGCGCTAAAGCAGCTGGGATACGGCGATGTCCTGGAGAGTTTGCGACTGGAGCCCATTCGCGATTGGTTGGCGTCCCATACGCCGGTGAGACGCGTTCATTATCCGGATGTTGCCAGTGAAATTGTGCAGTGGCTCACCCAGGGTGATCTTCGGCGGGCTTCACAGCAGGCCCTGAGTGATCGATTGTGGGAACGGGTGGTTGTGGGGCCCTGA
- a CDS encoding phosphatase PAP2 family protein encodes MSVLETIQGFDHRSLLLSQQSRSWGARHRRPISRSADGHWYLVLGSALGLLSESGEQFLTHMLVAFAIERTLYWTLKNSLKRRRPAAALPDFQSHIIASDEFSFPSGHTCAAFLFVTLLVLHFGLWLLPLYAWSVAVGMSRVYLGVHFPTDTVVGAMLGSSIALATAQWFA; translated from the coding sequence ATGAGCGTTCTCGAAACTATTCAGGGCTTCGATCATCGGTCTCTCCTGCTGTCCCAGCAGTCACGGAGTTGGGGCGCTCGCCACCGTCGCCCCATTTCGCGAAGCGCCGACGGGCATTGGTATTTGGTTCTGGGGAGCGCCCTGGGCCTGCTGTCCGAAAGCGGCGAACAGTTCCTGACCCATATGCTCGTCGCCTTCGCCATCGAACGCACACTTTACTGGACCCTGAAGAACAGTTTGAAGCGTCGTCGACCCGCGGCAGCATTACCCGACTTTCAAAGCCACATCATTGCATCGGATGAATTCAGCTTTCCGTCGGGGCACACCTGCGCCGCATTTTTATTTGTGACGCTTCTGGTCCTGCACTTTGGCCTATGGCTATTGCCACTCTATGCCTGGAGCGTGGCGGTGGGCATGTCCCGCGTGTACCTCGGTGTGCACTTTCCCACGGACACCGTCGTGGGTGCCATGCTGGGCTCTTCCATCGCTCTGGCGACGGCGCAGTGGTTCGCCTAA